The window ACATAACGTATCATAATAATACTCACAAGttttgaaacaaaaacaacgAAAAAAGGCAAATACAAAGCTTATTGAAAATTGGAGGAAGCAATTATTTTGTATACATGCAACGATCTTATTAACTATTAAGTGCATTGATTGTAGAAGCATAGACATGGCGGAGGCTGAGATCTCATCGATGATACGAGATCTCGAGAGTTTGGATGTTACATGTACAAAATGCTTACAGAGATTAATCATCAAGAACAAAATTGAAGAGCTGAAAAAGATGTTGGATTTCTTGAGAGACTTGAAATTGAAAGAGAAGAGCagactaaaaaatttaatagctGACTTGGTCAAGTTGGCTCACAATGTCATTGACGTGCCCCTTCCTCCTTACATGCCCAAGGACCTCCAAGATAAGATCAAGGCGACAAAGATGCGGATGATAAACTTTGGAGACaaaggagaagaagaggatGTTGCGGTCACAAAAAGGTATTTTCTCTCCTTTCTGTTATATTGTTTTAACATGATCTTCTAAATCTTTCATGGAGAGTTTCATAAGATCTTGTTTGGTAAAACATGCATGCTTCAATCAACGCTATGTTCGTCATGTTAAGCATTATcttaattgcaaaaaaaagttaattaaatcttattgaaatatagaaaaaaaggtTTGCAAATACATGATATTTGGAAATCTAAATTCTATATTCCTCAAATTATGGAGGAAATATTCCCTGGTCTAGACATACCAAATGAATGatgtattttaagaaaataaaatgtttgcCTTTATAAccttattaatataaaaacgcataacaaaatcatacaaagacatttttaggtcactattagtttatttttaggtcatgttAATAAAtgatgacctaaaatgatctaaaaatgacatcaaacctggattttataaattgaccTAAAACTATGGGAGggatcaaaatttgattgttCCAAAAATTGCCaactttgttatttttagagtgaaggtcaattttggtcctaaacacaGCCAAAATATGAAGTTCGTctaaaacattcactttttgaaaaatcggATCCATAACAAATCAAATCGTGGTCGATCTGGTTTTTTTAAGGTTCCGTCAATTTCTGACGGTCAACCGTGAATTAGCGAAATTTTGACCGATTAGGCTTAATTTCGGATTATTAGTCACatgattattttctaattattttgttaataaattttttttataattattttctaattatttttccattcCTAACGAAGTCAAAATAGGTACGACTTTCAATTGTAAAATGTTCCGAACCTATTTGATCTTGTTTAATATGTTGTAATCAAAATTGGACAATCTGGTCAAAATTCGCTAATCCACAGATGACCgttggaaattattttgtatacaTGCAACGATCTTATTAAGTGCAGTGATTGTAGAAGCATAGACATGGCCGAGGCTGCGATCTCATCTATGATACAAGATCTCGAGAGCTTGGATGTTACATGTACAAAATGCTTGGAGAGATTAGTGATCAATAGCAAAATTGAAGAGCTAAAAAAGATGTTGGATTTATTGAGAGACTTGAAATTGGAAGAGAAGGGCGGGCTAGAAAATTTAATAGCTGACTTGCTCAAATTGGCTCACAGTCTCATGGACGTGCACCTTTCCCCTTACATGCCCAAGGACCTCCAAGATAAGATCAAGGCGACAAAGATGCGGATGATAATCTTTggagacgaagaagaagaggaagttgTGGTGGGGTTGGAGGAAAACGTGAAGCAGTTGCTTGACAAAGCGATTTCAAAAAATTCTGTTCAGTTACAGACTTTTTGTATAAAAGGCATGATTGGTATCGGGAAGACAACTCTCGCCTTACAACTGTACAAGGCTTCTGGGGGCCAATTCCAGCTTTATGCATGGGTATACCTTTCTAGAGACACTAGTAAGAAAGATATTCTTATGCAACTGATACAGCAATTGATGGTAGGATATGAAATAGATCCGCCATTGGAAGAAATTGACAACCAAAATCTCCAACGGATGCTTTGGAGCCGCCTCCTAGGAATGTCATATTTCATAGTTTTGGACAATGTGTCGAAAGAAGAGGAATTGCAGTACTTCTTGCAAGGTTTTCCTTCTcaaggtatatatatatatatctttgTCTGATTGTTTATCTtagaaagaaatttttaacAAGACCataattggattttttttcaaaattcaggCTTTGTTGAAAGGTCGATGTTGCTGTTTACAAGTCGCTATGAGTTTACAACAGCCAAGGTTGATTATACTTATGAGATGAAAGCTTTGGATTCTGACAAGAGCTGGAAATTGtttttgaaaacaattaataaatttacaattgGTGAGAATAAGTTCTCAAAGGAGTTGGAGAGGAAGGGCAAAGAGATGCTGAAAAAATGTGGGGGTTTGCCGATGGCTATAATAGATGTTGCAAGGCAGAAAGCAGAACAAAGACTTTCAGGGATTGAATGGGAAGATCTTTTTGATTCAGTCGATTTGAGTGAATCATTGAAGTCATTGGAACCGATGTATCGTGAATTGGAAGACCGTGTCAAGCCACATTTCTTGTATTTGTCCTTTTTTAAGGAAAATGCAATGatgagagaagaaaagttGGAACAGATTTGGGCTGCAAATGGATTAGATTTTGAAAACAATGCAAGGGATTTGGCTGGTGGATCGAATCTTGAAATCGTGAAACGTCACTTCAGAAAAATAAGATGTCGCCTCAATCCTCTATTACTCATGATATCAATCAAAAAAGCAGAAGAGAAAATGGGCTTAGAGATCATAAGGAGCAATGGAAACAGTGGGCCCTCTCAGAATGCCCGTCATCGTGTTATCGTTTGTGGCAGagaaaaatttaatcatttctCAAATGAAGATAGCAAACATCTTATTTCTCTCATCTTCCATGGAGGTGGAGGCTACTTAGACGAAGCTAGATCGTCTTATTGGGAGGGTTTTCAACTGCTCAAAATACTTGACATGGAAGATTTTGGAGTGAAGACTTTATCCGAAACAATCGGTACAATGGTTGAATTAAAATACTTGGGATTGAGAAACAATTACATACAAGTGATCCCACACTCGTTGGCGCAACTGGAAAACCTTGAGGTTCTTGATATAGCTTTGAACTTTATGGTGGAGGTCCCGGATATTATGTGGCAAATGAGCaaccttcattttcttcacatgTCTAATGTGATTTTCAAGAAGCCTTTGAAAGTAGATGTGCTGCAGAATCTGCAGACCCTAACATACATCTCGATTTATGATTGGACATATGAGGACTCGAGCTTCGAGTCAATGTATGACTTCCAAACGTTGGGCGTTGAAGAAGTTGATGAAAATTCAGATGTAGGCACGCTCTTTGCAACACTAGCTAAGCTTCCTACCTTTGAAAACCTTTTCATAAGAGGGTTTCGTTACAAAAGCATGTCGTGTTTGGAAGAAATTGGTGTTATACAAAGACTCAAGGTACTAAAACTAGATGGGCGCATAGGTAGGCTACCAAGTGCAGATAATCTACCTCGAGGGATTGAGTACATAGCGTTGATAAATACTTGTCTTGATGAAGACCCCATGCCGATATTAGAGAAGCTTCGCTCCCTATGCAAGCTCAAACTGCGAAATGCATACACTGGTCGAAAAATGGTGATCCAAGAAGGCGGATTTCCCAAGCTCGATGCACTTTGCATCAATGAATTGTGGAATCTTAGAGGGATAGAACTTGGTGTTTATGGAATGTGGAGTCTAAAGAAACTAGAAATCAATAACTGTCCACATCTTGAGACACTCCCGAAAAGGATTAGGTGGTTGTCTGAACTGCAAAAGTTTAAGATGGTAACAACCAAACACATTGCAACAAAGATCAGAAATTCAGGTTTGaccaaaaaaatttttggggAGGAAATCCATCCATAATTTGAAGTTGATATATATCTGGTCAGTCGAGTGcatttgtttcttcttttaagtttgtatTCCCTTTGTTTATTTGCAAATAACTTGGTCTGTAGTCTTCGTAGACAAAATACATTAGAAAGATacaagatgaagaaggtgCAATGTCGACCGATACGTGTACCTTGACGAGCAGAGAGATAAGAGGCTGAACTCACCGGCTCAGCCACTTCTTCACCAATGCCGTCGCAAAGTTCATGAACCACAGTATCTTGAAGATTTTGTCGATGATTGTTTCCTTGATTTATCCTTTACTTTTGGTATCTCATTAATTTCCATGTATCGAGTCGAACATAAATATATGCTCCATTCTGGGTTTTCTTTACCGGTTCTTTCCCTGGATGCAAATGAGAGTCGAACCGGTTTAAACAAgtataaacaaatttattgtatactaTCTCAATCAAGAATAcaatactattatttgtgGGTTTCTTCTTCCCTCTCTCTACTCTCTCGTTCGAATAAGGGTTTCTAGTGtgtcttttaaaatactttatatcaatatatatgtaacaTTTAAGTTCAATTATTTATCCTTAAACATACAACTTATGCAAGAATACGAATGTCAATGTAGTATTGATAAAACGGATCAATCCACAAAGGGGTAGAAATTATTGAGCTAGCATTTAAATATGGATGATGGtgatttgtttaaatatttgaaaaaaaaatcctctTTTTGTTGTATAGCAAACTACTTATTGGGAGAGTTTTGAATTACTCTGTTATGAGCACACCAACCGCACATGCTGATCAGCCAACTCCTCCGGCTAATACACCAATGAACTTCATATAATTTGTCGTTGATTAACTTGAACTACAATGTGGTATTTTGTCATATGAAATAATCGAAATGGTACTAAGGCTAATCTTTCTTACAAAGTACATATAGTTTGTTCCttcaaattataaacaaaGTTATTCGCAAACACAATAACAAAGGGGGCAAAGAAAAGAGGAAAACGTATACTCAAtccaaaatccaacaaaaataaatatcaatttgaAATCATGGACTGATATCCACTTCCACTATTTTGGAGATTATGCTGGAATTTCTGATCTTTGTTGCAATGTGTTTGCTTGTCACCATTGTAAGCTTCCTCAGATGTTTcaactcttcaatttcttttggAAGAGTCTCCAAATGTGGGCAACTGTTGATGTCTAGATGCTTGAGTTTTGACAACTTAGTACGTATAACGTACAAATCGCGTAGATTCCACAATTCACTGATGCACACGAATTCAAGTTCTTGAAACTGCCGGAAATCGATACACATGTGTCGACCAATGTATGCATTCTGTAGTTTGAGGCGACGTAGGTAGAATAGCATCCTTAGTAACCACATGGGGTCTTCTTCAAGGCATGTATTTACCAAAGTCAAGTCTCGAATTTGTAGAGAGTCTCTTAAATTTCCTGGTAACGTCGTAGCTAGGAGCCCATCCAGTTTCACTGTGCGGATTCCAGATACATAAATCTCTTCCAAACACGGCATGCTCATGAAACGAAACCCCCTCAAGGAAAGACCCTCAAGGCTCTTCAACCTACAAAGTGATGCAAATAGCTTGCTCACATCAgcattttcatcaatttcttcaatGCCCAATTTCTGGAGACAAATCATCTTCTCCAAGCTCAAGACCTCATATGTCCAATCATAAATCGAGATGTAAGTTAGGTTCTCAAGATGTTTTAGAGCATCTACTTGCAAAGGCTTCCGACAAATCACATTGGACATGTAGAGATGATGAAGGCTACCCATTTCATTCAGAATATCCGGCACCTCAACCAGAAAGTTTAGAGCTATATCGAGTACCTCAAGCTTTTCTAAGCCCCCCAGTGACTCTGGGATCTCTTGTATGTAGTTGTTTCTCAATCCCAAATACTCTAACTCACTCAATGTGCTGATACTTTCTGGTAACGTCTTCACCCCAAAATCTTCCATGTCAAGTATCTTAAGAAGTTCAAAACTCTTCCAATAAGACTGGCTAGTGTCGTCCAAGTAGCGACCACCTCCATGGAAGATGAGAGAAACAAGAAGTTTGTCTTGAGTCATCAAGTGATTAAACTTGTCTCTACCACAGTGGATAACACGATGACGAGGGCTCTGTGAGGGTCGATTATTTCCATTGCTCCTTAACATCTCAAAGCCCATTTCATCCTCGGCCTTTTTGATGGATAACATGTGCAAGAGAGGATTCATGCGACACATTTTCACCTTAGGAGGTTGTGGGTGGGGGTGCACGATTTCAATAATGGATTGTCGAAATAAACTGCGAATAATAGGCTCTTCGCTTCGAGTGTTTAATCCACTTGCAGCCCAAATCTGCTCcatcttttcttctctcattATTGCATTCTCCttgaaaagggaaagaagCAAGAAACATGCCTTGAGTTTTTCCTCCAATTCATCATACATCGGTTCCAATCTCTTTAATGTTTTATccaaatcaattgaatcaaaaaGTTGTTCCCATTCAATCCCTGAAAGCCTTTGTTTTGCTTTCTGCCTTGCAACATCTATTATAGCTATCGGCAAACCCCAACACTTTTTCAACATCTCTTTCGCCTTATGTTCCAAGTCCTTTGAGAATTTGAGCTTATCAGTTGCAAATCTATCACCATGAAATAATGTTTGTATAAACAATTTCCAGCTGTTATCAGAATCCAAAGCTTTCATCTCATGAGTATAATACAAGTCTTCTGATATAATCTCATGGCGACTGATTAACAGCAACCTACTTCCATTTCCTGATTATATACACGTTAAGAATAATTAATGGCAGAAGGAAGACTCAGATGGCTATTGAAATGTGGCAGTTGGGTATAAagttacttatttttttcagcTTTCACATATTGTTccaatttacttaattttttcacatattgttaaaatttagatttactAAAGAAAGATAACTTCTTGtcctaaataatactccctccaaactaaaaaaaaatcaatgagtttttatcattttggaccgtcttttaaaattagaccAAGTCTAAACATGGAAAGATTTCAACAAATAACAATCTTACCCATCATTTGTAACGTGGATCCCACaataaactaatactccttccaCTATCTTTTCCCTCTCCCTCACTTGTTTtcatctctttcttactttactaattgtatATAAACACCCATCTATCTCATTTATAAGTTTGTCTATTATTTTTAGCATGGAGGGAATTTGTTTTCGATCCATATTTAGTTTACTTAGTAGATTAGATTGCTTATTCGCCTCCCTGTGGGTTCTATTTCTACGTGAAAGCATTGAGAATAAATTCAAAGATGAAACAAAGTGTGACATACCTTCAACTTTAAGCTCTTCATGTTTTTCGTAAACAATGCTAGGCATATCACAGATATGCTGAAGATCTTTAGCGAAGCACTCAACGCTTATTTGTGGCATCAGGTTGTCAATCACTATGAAATACGGCAGTCCTTCCATGTGCTGGCGAAGCATCTGTCGAAGACTCTGGTTGTCCATACCTTCCAACGATGAATCGTTCCCATCAATTCCCACCAACTGTTTCACCACTTCCACGAGCATCTCGTTCACACTCGTGCCAATCGAGACGCTTACCCATGCGCGCCACTTGAATTTTTCAACGATGGCCGCATGGTTGTAGACTTGCTTGGCAAGAGTCGTCTTTCCAACGCCCACCATGCCTTTGATACCCACACTCACGAGGTCCGGATTCTCGACAAGAATCGCTCTCTCAACAAGTTGCTTCACGTCCTTCTCCAACCCCACCACCACCGtaccttcttcttcttcttcttctcctccaaCACTACTCTGAGGTTTAAACTCCGTCATGCGCTTTTTTATCATTCTCAAAATGTCGAGCATTCCCGGCAACGCTTGGAAAAATACGTCGCTGCCAATTTCATTATTGCGAATGTCCCTGGGATTTAATCTTGTGAGGTCCGCACAATTTTGAGCCATCTCGGCAAAGTCAGCAACCAAGTATTTTAGCTCACCGGATTTCTCGTCTCTTAAAATATCCAGCATCATTCTCAGCTCATTTATTACCTCTTTCATCTCCTCCTCATAATATCCTTTATACTTCTCCTCAAGATAACTCTCCAGATCCTGTGCCGCCTCAACAATGATGGCCTCAGACATGTTTCTGGTACATAATAATCATTTAGATactgtacaaactccaaactatgatctggaccgtaGAAAATATCACCGTAGACACTAGttgttattttatcatttgttgacattttcaaatGGTTCAGATTATAGTTTGGAGCAAtattagagtttgcattttatcactaataatccataaaaaaacataacaataatccaaatttatgtcataaaataaaactgaagatacaaaattaaatgaaaccaATTAATTAGATAACTTAATATACCGAATCAATAATACTTTGAAATGCAAATCTGACTACTATGAATCTCTGATAACTTGTTTTGGTTCTTATCCTATTTGtgatcaataataaaaataattgctaTATACttatagtaaatattaaatggaACCATGGGTTATAATCCAAAcccaaagaaaagaaaatacctCTTTTCGATTATTTCTTCTTATCTTTGCCGGCATGGAATCAATTTTCCGATTCAAGTCTTTGCAGAGTGTGATTTGAAGGTATTTTGAATAACGAATTCATAGAGTAAAATATGGTCAAATTGATtgggattttaaaaataacaagttTAGCTGGCTTACACaattacaataatataaatataatcatatgaAATGAAGCAAGTAGATGCAGTCAAAtgctattactattatatagtAGCTAGGGCAATTATTCTTTATTATAATGAACTCGGAATTTTCAGATTTGTCCTTCaaacttaaaagttaaaacttaGTGGTAAAAATCATTATCGTTGTTGAGACTTTTAACGATTGACTATTCCGGCGAAATTGATTCCTATGTGGCTATAATTATTGCTTATGTGGACATTTTTTGTATATGTTCCTTTTGTGCATCATCATGAATATGcaacaattatattaatacaaaaaagtgcaattttgttaattttctttactgatcaaataatgaatgaaaaagatgaataaaaGTAGCATAACAAAACAATAATGAATAGGTTGGTGggtaattataatattataaatcatGTGAAAGGATGCTTTCCTCAATTGACTGGGTCAGAGGCCTCTTGGAGGCATTAAACTGCACTGCAATCAAGGatcaattttctatatttaaatttaaattatcacCTAATGCCTAATGGGCCTCTTGGAGACATTAGTGATTAGACTGCACTGCAATCTAGgatccattttcttttatttatttattcaattttaaatcattgataattttatttaaaaagtacCAGTATCTTATAACTACACTAGTTAAAATGGATAAACTAATATTTTCGCAGttatttaatatcattattgTTCCCATGATAAGCAGCTTCCATATTCGTAAACTATCTGTTACAAATCGTTTCAGTggttaataaattttagacTAAAGATTTTGGGTTTAATATGTGATTATATTGCGATCGATCTAGCATAGAATTGACCGTCCAACTGGTGTTGTTTAGCCATCGAAATTATCATAGTAGTcataataatttagaaaaatgtactaacttgttactaaaaaaaattgtttgttcTTTAAATTAGCCATAAGAGATGACCTCTGAGTCTCTGACAGTCTCACGTTCctaactaaaaaacaaaacccaCTTGCAGTTTACTAACTCTAACAATATAACCTTCATTATTcaaacagaaaaaataaattctaacaACCAATATCCATTCTAAAATCCCGGTGGTTATCTGAAATTGGCacgataaatataaatatttttgacaaactgttttcggcatgagttcactgagtattttatactccctccgtccgcgaataggagtctcgtttttccattttagtatgtccgcgaataggagtcccggttcacttgtACCATATATGGTAATATGGTCCCACCTTcacctaactcattccactcacatttcatttaaaactaatatatacaagtgagacccctattccactatcttttttctacccacttttcttaacatttcttaaaatccgtgccgccaaggaatgggactcctaatggcggatggagggagtagtactcagtcctgcatgtgttttccttatgtgcaggttgagcggcgacgagCTTAGGGTGGTGTTGAGTTAACCTTAGTCAttgttgtatttattttgaactcCGAGGGtcgtcgtgtcttcatacactgCGTCACTCTTACTCTTGAATGCTTCGGTTGagataatactatatttcgcaattatattttgaaccCCTTCTTCTCTTGGatcataaattatgaaatagtaACCGTTTGTCGTTGGATTGCTCTGACTTTTCCTCTTTGttggaatattaaattatttggtcATACTTTTTATTGAAACCCTAGATTATTTCCCTTTTCTTAAAAGCCCTTTAGTTGCGACCATCCGTATTTATTAACCCTAAAAAGGACGGTCGTGACAGTAATAGTTTGtttcttcaaataataaacaaagttaTTCGCAAACACACAATAACAAGGGGGGAAAGAAAAGAGGAAAACGTATATTcaatccaaaatccaaatgCCAACAAACAAGAATAAATACAATTTGAAATCATGGACTAATATCCACTTCCACTATTTTGGAGAGTATGCTGGAACTTCTGATCTTTGTTGCAATGTGTTTGGTTGTTACCATTGCAAACTTCCTCAGATGTTCCATCCACACAATTTCTTCTGGAAGAGTCTCCAAATGTGGACAATTGTTGATTTCTAGTTGGCTGAGTTTTGACAAGTGACTATGTGTAACATATACACTCCTTAGATTCCACAGCTCACTGATGCGCAAGAACTTAAGATTTTGAAACTGCCGGAACTCGATCAACATTTCTCGACCAATGTATGCATTCTGTAGTTTGAGGCGACATAGGTAGAATAGCTTCGTTAGTAACCACATGGGGTCTTCTTCAAGACATGTATTTACCAAATTCAACTCTTTAATACGCAGAGAGTCTCTTAAAGCTCTTGGTAATGTCGTAGCTAGGAGCCCATCCAGTTTCACTCTATGGAGTCTATTCACATAAAGCTCGTCTAAACAAGGCATGCTCATGAAGCGAAACCCCCTCAAGGTAAGACCCTCAAGGCTCTTCAACCTACAAAGTGATGCAAACAGCTTGCTTACATCCGCGTTTCCATCAATTTCTTCAATGCCCAATTTCTGGAGACAAATCATCTTCTCCTCCAAGCTAAAGACCTCGTATGTCCAATCATAAATCGAGATGTAAGTTAGTGTCTCAAGATGTTTTAGAGCATCTACTTGCAATGGCTTCCGACAGATCACATTAGACATGTGGAGATGATGAAGGCTACCCATTTCATTGACAATATCCGGCACCTCCACCATAAAGTTTAGAGCTATGTCGAGAACCTCAAGCTCTTTCAAGCCCCCGAATGAGTCTGGGATCTTTTGTATGTAATTGTTTCTCAATCCTAAATACTTTAACTCACTCAATGTGCTGGTACTTTCTGGTAACTTCTTCACCCCAAAATCATCCATATCGAGTATCTTGAGGACTTCAAAACTCTTCCAATAAGACTGGCTAGTATCGTCCAAGTAGCGACCACCTCCATGGAAGATAAGAGAAACAAGATGTTTGTCTCGAGTCATGAACTGATTAAACTTGTCTCTACCACAGTGGATAACACGATGACGAGGGCTCTGCGAGGGTCGATTATTTCCATTGCTCCTTAACATCTCAAAGCCCATTTCATCCTCAGCCTTTTGAATGGATAGCATGTGTAGTAGAGGATGGATGCGACACCTTTTCACTCTAGATGGTGGTGGGTGGGGGTGCACAATTTCAACAATGGAGTGTCTAAATAAACTATGAGCAATATCTTCTTCACTTCGAGTGTTCAATCCACTTGCAGCCCAAATATGTTCCAACTTTTCTTCCCtcattattgcattttccttAAAAAGGGACATGTGCAAGAAATATGGCTTGAGTTTTTCATCCAATTTATGATACATCGGTTCCAATGACTTCAATGTTCCActcaaatcaattgaatcaaaaaGTTGTTCCCATTCAATCCCTGAAAGTCTTTGTTTTGCTTTCTGCCTGGCAACATCTATTGTAGCTAGCGGCAAACCCCCACATTTTTTCAACATGTCTCTCGCCTTCCATTCCAAGTCCTTTGAAAATTTGGGCACATCATTACGAAATAATGTTTTCATAAACAATTGCCAGCTTTTATCAGAATCCAAAGCTTTCATCTCATGCGTATAATACAAGTGTTTTGATACAATCTCATAGCGACTGATTAACAGCAACCTGCTTCCATGGCCTGA is drawn from Salvia hispanica cultivar TCC Black 2014 chromosome 6, UniMelb_Shisp_WGS_1.0, whole genome shotgun sequence and contains these coding sequences:
- the LOC125192159 gene encoding disease resistance protein RPP13-like isoform X2 is translated as MLDILRMIKKRMTEFKPQSSVGGEEEEEEGTVVVGLEKDVKQLVERAILVENPDLVSVGIKGMVGVGKTTLAKQVYNHAAIVEKFKWRAWVSVSIGTSVNEMLVEVVKQLVGIDGNDSSLEGMDNQSLRQMLRQHMEGLPYFIVIDNLMPQISVECFAKDLQHICDMPSIVYEKHEELKVEGNGSRLLLISRHEIISEDLYYTHEMKALDSDNSWKLFIQTLFHGDRFATDKLKFSKDLEHKAKEMLKKCWGLPIAIIDVARQKAKQRLSGIEWEQLFDSIDLDKTLKRLEPMYDELEEKLKACFLLLSLFKENAIMREEKMEQIWAASGLNTRSEEPIIRSLFRQSIIEIVHPHPQPPKVKMCRMNPLLHMLSIKKAEDEMGFEMLRSNGNNRPSQSPRHRVIHCGRDKFNHLMTQDKLLVSLIFHGGGRYLDDTSQSYWKSFELLKILDMEDFGVKTLPESISTLSELEYLGLRNNYIQEIPESLGGLEKLEVLDIALNFLVEVPDILNEMGSLHHLYMSNVICRKPLQVDALKHLENLTYISIYDWTYEVLSLEKMICLQKLGIEEIDENADVSKLFASLCRLKSLEGLSLRGFRFMSMPCLEEIYVSGIRTVKLDGLLATTLPGNLRDSLQIRDLTLVNTCLEEDPMWLLRMLFYLRRLKLQNAYIGRHMCIDFRQFQELEFVCISELWNLRDLYVIRTKLSKLKHLDINSCPHLETLPKEIEELKHLRKLTMVTSKHIATKIRNSSIISKIVEVDISP
- the LOC125192159 gene encoding disease resistance protein RPP13-like isoform X1, whose amino-acid sequence is MSEAIIVEAAQDLESYLEEKYKGYYEEEMKEVINELRMMLDILRDEKSGELKYLVADFAEMAQNCADLTRLNPRDIRNNEIGSDVFFQALPGMLDILRMIKKRMTEFKPQSSVGGEEEEEEGTVVVGLEKDVKQLVERAILVENPDLVSVGIKGMVGVGKTTLAKQVYNHAAIVEKFKWRAWVSVSIGTSVNEMLVEVVKQLVGIDGNDSSLEGMDNQSLRQMLRQHMEGLPYFIVIDNLMPQISVECFAKDLQHICDMPSIVYEKHEELKVEGNGSRLLLISRHEIISEDLYYTHEMKALDSDNSWKLFIQTLFHGDRFATDKLKFSKDLEHKAKEMLKKCWGLPIAIIDVARQKAKQRLSGIEWEQLFDSIDLDKTLKRLEPMYDELEEKLKACFLLLSLFKENAIMREEKMEQIWAASGLNTRSEEPIIRSLFRQSIIEIVHPHPQPPKVKMCRMNPLLHMLSIKKAEDEMGFEMLRSNGNNRPSQSPRHRVIHCGRDKFNHLMTQDKLLVSLIFHGGGRYLDDTSQSYWKSFELLKILDMEDFGVKTLPESISTLSELEYLGLRNNYIQEIPESLGGLEKLEVLDIALNFLVEVPDILNEMGSLHHLYMSNVICRKPLQVDALKHLENLTYISIYDWTYEVLSLEKMICLQKLGIEEIDENADVSKLFASLCRLKSLEGLSLRGFRFMSMPCLEEIYVSGIRTVKLDGLLATTLPGNLRDSLQIRDLTLVNTCLEEDPMWLLRMLFYLRRLKLQNAYIGRHMCIDFRQFQELEFVCISELWNLRDLYVIRTKLSKLKHLDINSCPHLETLPKEIEELKHLRKLTMVTSKHIATKIRNSSIISKIVEVDISP